The DNA segment GTGCTGTCGGTTTCATACTTGGTGTTCCCGTGGATGTAATTGAGGTGGAAACCGAACTTGTGGTTGCCGATCATTCTGGAATAGAACAGATCCATGCGATTGTTGGGCATGACGTCAAAGTTCCAATCCACCGGACCGCCGGGAATTTCATACGGCTGATTCTTGGTGAAATAGAGACCGAGAACAAAAGGCTTCTTTTCCCCGAATTTATAGTGAACTCCGAAGTCCGTGAATTCACTATTATTATATTCGCCGTAGTAGCTCTCATAGAATTCGCCCACCACGATATCGGGATAGTCATAGAGAGTCTGGGGGAAAAACCAGATGTTGGCTTCGTCGTGGACGATACCGTTGGCGTCGCCCATGGTCAGGACTCTGGTCATCGTGGCGAAACTGCCCGTAAACGCCAGAAGAAAAATTGCGATACTAAGAATTATCAAACGTTTCATTGTGATCCTCTTTAAAAGTTCGAAAGGTTAGTTTAACAATCAGCAATCTTAAAATAATGACTGATTATTTTGGATTGTTTTTCGACCTCCTTCCCTGAGTCACGAGAGAGCTTTCTCTTCTTGAATTAGCGATTTACTTTTTTATTCACTCCAATAAAATTCACATAAAAAAACAACGACACAGATATATCCATGCCGAAAACAACAGGTAGTCCTTTGTTGTCGAGATTTATACGGAAGAAAGGAAATGTTGTCAACAATAAAATTTTAAAAAATATGATAAAAAAAGCCCGGCCTCCATCCTGGCGCCCGGGCTCAAATCAATACCAATCAATCGGTTAGACTACCATCTTTTGCGGCGATAGGTGGTCTTCCGAGGGGTAGCTGAATAGCGGCGGGAGTTTCTCTTGCCGTATGCTTTCCTTGTCTTCGGCTGTTCGAAATTCCAGGTGGTCCGTTTTTTGGATTTCGCCCAACGGCTCTTCTTGGTCCGAGTGGTCGGAGCAACGGAGTATTTCTTCGCGGTTGTCTTCTTCGTCGTCCAGCGGGTTTTCTTGGTGCGGGTAGTCGGAGCGGCCGAGTATTTCTTCGCGGTCGACTTTCTGGTTGTCTTCTTGGTCGTCCAGCGTTTCCGAGGAGCAGCCTTCCAGGTGGTCTTGCGAGCAGTGCTCTTTCTGGTGGTCTTGCGGGCCTTAGCGGTGCGTCCTTTAGTAGTACGTTTCCGGTATGGCATTTCCTTTCCTCCCTTAATAATCAGGGTAAATATTATCAAACCAGAAAGTTTGGTTTGGTTAATTATTTTCTTTATCGGCAAACGGTTCCAAAGGTTTAGCGGTACTTGAATGGGGAGCGCCAAGTTAATGGCCGGACGGATCGGCCGCTGTTCAGCCGGTGAACACGGCCGCGAATGATTACGAACAGGTCGCCTTGCATTTCTGTGAATTTGCCTTCACAAATATTACCCCATTGTATCTTCCCAAATGCCATTCACCTTATCCCTGAAATTGACAAAACATTCCGCGAATCCTGCCGGCACCGCGATAATTCATACGTCCGCAATCGCTTACAAAACCGGCCGCGAGAGGATGCGGCCGCTTCTCCTCAAGATTCAAAAGGAATCGGGTTAAGGCATATCCTTTGCTCAAAGGGGATATGGAAGAACAGCAAACACAAGGAGAGCAAATGTTAGATGGCAAGTTTCAGCGCGGATTCACCCTGGAAAGACTTCGCAGTACAGCCGAACCGAAGGTCCATCACGATTCCGGCGGCTATTACATTAATACCCTCTCCGAAAACGTGAAAGTCTATTTCGACGATTATTATCTTTTTCTTGAAAAAGTCTATAACCGCTGCCAGAGTGAACTGGCCGAACTGGAATCCAAACTGAATGCCACCGCCTCGTCCTGCGCCGAGACCGTATCATACTACCGGGCCCGGATGATCATTCTCGATGTCACCATGAAGACCGCCCGTAATTTTTATATCGACGGGACCAATTTCGGAGTGATTATGACCCCCTGGTGTTTCGGCACCGTCGTCCTCGAGAAGATCGAGATTTATCGGGATCGTCTGGCCCGGGGTGAGGTCAACGACAATCTGGCCCCGGAATATCCTTACTATGTCATCAAGTATATGGACGAAATATACAAAAAGACCCTTCTGGACCTGTTCGATTTTCCCGATGAGGCGTTCAAGATGCGCTGGCAATACAGCGAACTTTTGAAGCGGTACTCCAAGGTATTGACCAACATCACACAATCGCTCAATTCGGTCCTTTTGATGGTCAAAAATTATGGGGCCTGATTGACCTGCCAGGCCCATTCCTCCCTCCTATAGGCGCCCCCGGAAATCCTCCCTTCCGGGGGCTTTTTTTTTATAATGAAATCCCCCTTTCCCGCCGATATAGAATAGGAAAAGAGAAAACTGGATAAACGGCGCCGATGTCACTTTTAATACCAAAAGCACGTACCGACACCAAATACCTCCCGATCTATCTGGAATCGCTCCGGATCGATACGATTCTAAGTTTCGACCTGTTCATCAAGATCAGCGGCGAAATGGTTCTTTACCGCTCCGCCGATCTGCCGTTCACGGAAAAAACCAAAGAGAAACTTCTGGCCAACAAGGTCACCCGGCTTTATGTCAATTCCAAGGCCAAGGCCAAGTATCAGAAATATATCGAGCAGAATCTGGACAAAATTTTGACCGACCAGCAGATTCAGGAAGAGAAAAAAGCCGGGATCCTGTATGAAACTTCCAAGGCCCTGATGAAGGATGTGCTGGAAAATCCGTCCTACGGCGAGAATATTCAGCGCTCCAAGAGACTGGTGGAAAATCAGGTCAGTTTCATTTTGAAGGGGCAGGAAGCATTCCATAATCTTCTCAAAATAAGTTCTTTCGATTATTACACGTTCACCCATTCGGTCAATGTTTGCACCTTTGCGATTGCCCTGGCCCAGCAGATCGGGCGCAAGGACGAGCAGTACCTTCACGACCTCGGGATCGGGGCGCTTTTGCACGATGTCGGGAAATCAAAAATATCGGAGCGGATTTTAAATAAGCGGACCGCCCTCTCGCCGATGGAATTCGAATTGATGAAGAAGCATCCCAAGTGGGGGGTGGAAATTCTGACGACGACCGATATGATCGAGGCGGCCTCGTACTACCCGGTACTCCAGCACCACGAGCGCGGCACCAAGACCGGCTATCCCAACGGGCTGGGGCTCGACGAGATGCACGAATTCAGCCGGATCGTGGCGGTGGTCGATACCTTCGACGCCATGACCACGCAGAGGGTGTATCAGGGGGCGATGGATACGTTCCCGGCACTGAAGGTGATGTTTACCCTAAAGGGCGATTACGATTACGAATTATTGAAGGCGTTCGCCGAACTGATGGGCCCGACGGGGCTGGCGAATATTTAATTCCAATCGACATTATTAGTAAAATAATGTCAGGCTCCAAGAAGATCTCTGACCTGCCATTTCTTTTTCCAAGACAACCAGAAGATAATTTCAGGGGTGCCACCCCCAAACTTGTTTTGGGGGTGTTCATATAGCGGGAAAACTATCTCTATTAATAGGAATAGGACCACCGCCGAATCCCGACCAATCAATGGCACTTGACCACTTCCAATCCTCCGGCCTGGCACTTAAGCCACGTCTCACAGGATTATTATGAATATAATGAACTGAACTAATGATGGCTTTTGAATAGACAAAATTACGGTCATATCCTCCCCCATCCATCCAGAGTCTATAGGGAGTATCCTTAAAACCGGTCGCCAGAAATTTCAGTCCGTCTGGATTTTTCTTGCGTAGATGGATTATGGCCTTTCTTGAGGATGACTGCTTTATTGATAACATTATGTTTGAAATGGAATAGATTTCCCTTTTCGGCCAGATCAAAATGTGTACATGGTTCGGCATGAATACGTACGCCCAGATATCAAATTGATGTAAAGATTGTGCCCTTATTATGGACTCGATAAGAAAATGGCAAACAATATCCTTCGATAAAAACGGTCTTTTCTTCAAGCAACAAAATGTGAGCTCATGAGCCTGAAATGGAATATTAAATCGACGACACAGCTTTATATTCGAGGTTTTATCAATCATAGTCTTATAGGTGATGCACCCCCAAAGCAAGTTTGGGGGTGGCACCCAGAATTGCGAT comes from the Candidatus Zixiibacteriota bacterium genome and includes:
- a CDS encoding conserved hypothetical protein (Evidence 4 : Unknown function but conserved in other organisms), which encodes MIDKTSNIKLCRRFNIPFQAHELTFCCLKKRPFLSKDIVCHFLIESIIRAQSLHQFDIWAYVFMPNHVHILIWPKREIYSISNIMLSIKQSSSRKAIIHLRKKNPDGLKFLATGFKDTPYRLWMDGGGYDRNFVYSKAIISSVHYIHNNPVRRGLSARPEDWKWSSAIDWSGFGGGPIPINRDSFPAI
- a CDS encoding conserved hypothetical protein (Evidence 4 : Unknown function but conserved in other organisms) — translated: MLDGKFQRGFTLERLRSTAEPKVHHDSGGYYINTLSENVKVYFDDYYLFLEKVYNRCQSELAELESKLNATASSCAETVSYYRARMIILDVTMKTARNFYIDGTNFGVIMTPWCFGTVVLEKIEIYRDRLARGEVNDNLAPEYPYYVIKYMDEIYKKTLLDLFDFPDEAFKMRWQYSELLKRYSKVLTNITQSLNSVLLMVKNYGA
- a CDS encoding conserved hypothetical protein (Evidence 4 : Unknown function but conserved in other organisms), coding for MSLLIPKARTDTKYLPIYLESLRIDTILSFDLFIKISGEMVLYRSADLPFTEKTKEKLLANKVTRLYVNSKAKAKYQKYIEQNLDKILTDQQIQEEKKAGILYETSKALMKDVLENPSYGENIQRSKRLVENQVSFILKGQEAFHNLLKISSFDYYTFTHSVNVCTFAIALAQQIGRKDEQYLHDLGIGALLHDVGKSKISERILNKRTALSPMEFELMKKHPKWGVEILTTTDMIEAASYYPVLQHHERGTKTGYPNGLGLDEMHEFSRIVAVVDTFDAMTTQRVYQGAMDTFPALKVMFTLKGDYDYELLKAFAELMGPTGLANI